The Limanda limanda chromosome 14, fLimLim1.1, whole genome shotgun sequence genomic interval GGCACCATCAAGACCAAACGCACCATCCAGTTTGTGGACTGGTGCCCCACTGGTTTCAAGGTCGGCATCAACTACCAGCCGCCCACTGTGGTTCCTGGTGGAGACCTGGCCAAGGTCCAGAGGGCTGTGTGCATGCTGAGCAACACCACCGCCATCGCTGAGGCCTGGGCTCGCCTTGACCACAAGTTCGATCTGATGTACGCCAAGCGCGCCTTCGTTCACTGGTATGTGGGTGAGGGtatggaggagggagagttcTCTGAGGCCAGAGAGGACATGGCAGCTCTGGAGAAAGATTACGAGGAGGTCGGAGCTGATAGTTTgggagaggatgatgaggagggaggggaggagtaTTAAACACAGATGCATTTCTTCTATTTGCCTGAGCACTCATTCTATTCtttaaaaagtttgtttctGACTGCAGTAATGTTTccactattttttcattttatctctCTAGATATATATCCGAAACATTACATCGTTTATGTTGTGGAATTCTTTGTCATATCAGTACAGATTCTGCTTCAATGCCGTTAATGCTTTTAACGCAAAGGCCTATGGATGAGACCTTTGAGTACTGGTATGATGTCATCCCTTTTCAACTGTTCTGTTCTTTTCTACTTTCTGTGCTCATATGTACTGTATTTTAATACAGCAGAATGCCTAAATAAATGTTCTCTCTACTAAATGTCTAGATATATTGGTTTTCAACATAAAAACTGTTCAGGGGTTTAGTTAAACTCTATGAGCATTTTATGGGTCCATGTcatgttaattattttatttaagacaAATAAATCCAGTCTTCatggtgttgtgcaataatagGTAGACTTGATGTTTGCTAATTATTTataatcataaaatatgattattaaagtAATACAATtatgtattaaaaataatacaatcatTAATTAAAACGATAAAGTTATcaagaataatgaaattattaatgaaaaacagtataattatcaattaagaataatacaatttgtAATTATAATTTCTAAAAGACAGAGCACCCTGGTATCAGGGACCAACAATCAAATGTAAAGATCAGTCTGATTTAGATcaagttcaattagaaatctcaatatgcTGAAACTGTGACAGCTGCCTCCAAGCAGTGTGCCAACAAATGGaagctgcctctaaacagtgtggcaacataggcagctgcctctaaacagcAACCAATGGaagctgcctctaaacagtgttgcaacataggcagctgcctccaaacagtgtggcatcGTAGGCGGCTGCCTCTAACTAGTGTGGCTACATAGGCATCTGCCTATAAACAGTGTGGcatcaaaagcagctgcctttaCATATCAGTGGCATTTTCTGTTGACAGCAGAAGTGCCTCTACAAGCTACTCCTGCCACCATTTCAGCTTGCTCTTGCATCATCAATAGCTCTGTGCAACGGCAGGATTGGTTTAGTGGCTCCAAACTCAGGACAGATTCAGTCTTGTTGCCAGAAGCAAATCAACGTTTTCTCGTTATTAAATCTGCAGTGATCCAGGAAACATGGTGAGTGGgtaaacacactttaaatcaTGTGATCACAATGGCTGGAGTTTAGTTGGACTAATCTGTTATTGCTTAGACCTGAGGTTcaagaagcagctgcagctttaaTTCAGTAATTTTTTGTTAAtaaagtcactttaaccctgtcctcactacaaaCCGTCTATTTGTGACACATGCAAGAAacctctgtttgtgtctgttcatgCAGCTCTGTAGCCCTTTTTAAGGTCCCTTTGTTAACATTTACCATCAATGATGTAATATGTcaaaacaatagaaaatacaataattgAATGCTTTAAATAAGTTATAATGATCTGCATTTGCATAAATAAACTTCATATACcagtatatagatatatactGATTTATGGAATAAATCATATACAGCTTTGGTTGCTGTTTAGTTGCATTGACAACTGCCCCCAACAACATAGGCatctgcctctaaacagtgtggtatcaaaagcagctgcctttaCATATCATTTGCAGTTTCTGTTGACTTTGAGGCCTCAACCAGCTACCCCTACCACCATTTGAGCTTACCCTTCCCTACTGGTATAAATAAATAGGTGTGTGTAACGGTCTGATTGGTTTAGTTGCTCCAAACTCAGGACAGATTAAGTCTTGTTGCCAGAGGCAAATCAACATTTTCTCGTTATTTAATCTTCAGTGGTTCAGGAAACATGGTGAGTAGGTGAACACACTTTAAATCAAGTGATCATAAATATCTGGAGTTTAGTCGGACTAATTATTGGACTCAATCTAGATAAATTCAAGACATCTTCAGTTTGGATTATGATgagtcaaaaaaaaaatagtagTTATCTAAACCTGTAATTATGGTTATAATTAAATTGCAGAGGTCTGTAATACATGTTAAAACAGCATTGTAAAAGAAGACTGTAACTTTCCGAATAAAATGCTGGAAAAGTTGAAATgtagtttttgtcttttcatccGTATAAATTAATCAACTGAAAAAATATTCAATAGATTAATCGATTATCCATATAAGCATTACTTGCTATTTTATTCATGATTTTCTTCACAAAAgagttattttcttcttcagatcATTCAATAGCTCCAGGAACCTGCTTGAAGCGTGTTTTACAGCTACTATGCCTTTATTGTATTTCTTCCTCAGTTTTATAATTGGATAAATGCATATAGTTGAATAATATTTCTCTTCTTTCCGCAGCGTGAGTGTATCTCTGTGCACGTTGGTCAAGCCGGTGTCCAGATTGGCAATGCCTGCTGGGAACTTTACTGCCTAGAACATGGGATCCAGCCAGACGGACAGATGCCCAGCAACAAGACCATCGGAGGAGGAGATGACTCCTTCAACACCTTCTTTAGTGAGACCGGAGCTGGAAAGCACGTCCCCAGAGCTGTTTTTGTCGACCTGGAGCCCACTGTCATCGGTAAACTGTAGTGAAATTTAGAAACTGCAGTTACTCTGATTTCCTTAAATCAAACTGTTGAATCATTTCTGACTGACCCTGTCTCTTCAGATGAAGTACGCTCTGGAACCTACCGCCAGCTGTTCCACCCTGAGCAGCTGATCACTGGTAAAGAGGATGCTGCCAACAACTACGCCCGTGGACACTACACCATTGGCAAAGAGGTCATTGACCTGGTGCTGGACAGGATCCGCAAACTGGTGGGTAACTTTTACATCAGGAATTAATCTTTTCTTAATTTTGACAAAACGTCAAACTAAATCATAACATTGTCATCCATATTgaatctgtctccctctccgtctTCAGGCTGACCAGTGCACTGGGCTTCAAGGCTTCCTGGTTTTCCACAGCTTCGGAGGTGGCACCGGCTCTGGCTTCACCTCACTGCTGATGGAGCGTCTGTCTGTTGACTACGGTAAGAAGTCCAAGCTTGAGTTCGCCATTTACCCATCCCCCCAGGTGTCCACCGCTGTGGTGGAGCCCTACAACGCCATTCTGACCACCCACACCACCCTGGAGCACTCTGACTGTGCCTTCATGGTCGATAATGAGGCCATCTACGATATCTGCCGCAGAAACCTCGATATTGAGCATCCCTCCTACACCAACCTGAACAGGTTGATGAGTCAGATTGTGTCCTCCATCACTGCTTCCCTCCGTTTCGATGGTGCCCTCAATGTTGATCTGACCGAGTTCCAGACCAACTTGGTGCCATATCCCCGTATCCACTTCCCTATGGCCACCTACGCTCCTATCATCTCTGCTGAGAAGGCCTACCATGAGCAATTAACGGTGTCTGAGATCACAAATGCCTGCTTCGAGCCAGCCAATCAGATGGTGAAATGTGACCCTCGCCACGGTAAATACATGGCCTGCTGCCTCCTGTACCGTGGAGATGTGGTGCCCAAAGATGTCAATGCTGCCATCGGCACCATCAAGACCAAACGCACCATCCAGTTTGTGGACTGGTGCCCCACTGGTTTCAAGGTCGGCATCAACTACCAGCCACCCACTGTGGTTCCTGGTGGAGACCTGGCCAAGGTCCAGAGGGCTGTGTGCATGCTGAGCAACACCACCGCCATCGCTGAGGCCTGGGCTCGCCTTGACCACAAGTTCGATCTGATGTACGCCAAGCGCGCCTTCGTTCACTGGTATGTGGGTGAGGGtatggaggagggagagttcTCTGAGGCCAGAGAGGACATGGCAGCTCTGGAGAAAGATTATGAGGAGGTCGGAGCTGATAGCCTGggagaagatgatgaggagggaggggaggagtaTTAAACACAGATGCATTTCTTCTATTTGCCTGAGCACTCATTCTATTCTTTAAAAAGTGTGTTTCTGACTGCAGTAATGTTTCCACTATTTTTCATTGTATCTCtctagatatatatatacattacagttcaaaagtttggggtcacttagAAATGTCCAAatttcaatgaagataacattacattaatcagaaatacactctatacattgttaatgtggtacatgactattctaggtggaaacatctgttttttaatgaaatatctgcataggtgtatagaggcccatttccagcaactatcactccagtgttctaatggtacatTCTGTTTGCTAATCGCCATAGAAGACTAATGTatgattagaaaacccttgaaaacccttgtgcaattatgttagcacagctgaaaCTGTTTAGCTGGTGATAGAAGCTATAAAACTGTCCCtcctttgagctagttgagtatctggagcatcacatttgtgggttcgattatactctcaaaatggccagaaaaaTAGAACTTTCAATTCAGGGTTCAggatcttgcccaaggacacctcggcatgcagatgggtcagactggggatcgagcTGCCGACCTTAAGGTTGGAGGACGACTACTCTACCCCTCAGCTACTGCCGCCTTCTAGGCATagtggcaaagaaaaagccatatcttagactggccaataaaaagaaaagattgatatgggcaaaagaacacagaaattggacagaggaagattggaaaaaagtgttatggacagacaaatcacagtttgaggtgtttggatcacacagaagaacagtGTTGGGTgaaatttctacagattacctcaacaaattaacagctagaatgccaaaggtctgcaatgctgtaattgctgtaaatggagcattctttgacgaaagcaaaatttgaagaacaaaatttatatttatttctaaccttgtcaatgtcttgactatattttctattcattttgcaattcatttgataaataaaagtgtgagttttctGGAAAACACGAAATTGTCTAGGTGatcccaaacttttgaacggtagtgtatataTATCTGAAACATTCTCGTTTATGTTGTGGAATTCTTTGTCATATCTGTACAGATTCTGCTTCAATGCCGTTAATGCTTTTAATGCAAAGGCCAATGTTTGAGACCTTTGCGTGCAGGTATGATGTCATCCCTTTTTATCTGTTCTATTCTTTTCTACTTTCTGTGCTCATATGTACTGTATTTTAAACAGCCAAATTCCCAAATAAATTTTCTCTCTACAAAATGTCCAGATATATCGGTTTTCatctgaaaaaaaatcattcaggGGTTAGGTTAAACTCTATGAGCATTTTATGGGTCCATGCCATgttacttattttatttttgtctacTGATCATCTATAAGACGAGCCTGTGCCACacttcagaaaaacaaataacattatTTTTCAAAGCCAAAGAAAGTTGATTAGTCAGCACATAAGCCCACGGGCTACCCACATTATCCCTTAAGCACAAGGTAaagatgttcttttttttatagtatTGTTCCCAACATTGCTTagtaattgtgttttctttttttttaactgcatttaaaaataataatatgtgtgTAATCTGCAAAGCATTGTCTAGTGGTAAATATAAATTGATATTACTGTTGGATATGTGTAGGCTCTATTACATGTTATGCTGTCAAAAAACTTTTGAGGACATCATTAATATTTTGCAATGTAACAATGTTCAACAAGTGACAAGTGGACACGTCACTGCATTACCATCTGTTGATTCCGGTATTTCCATATTATttgttatggaagttttctggaagctggtgaaaggataACTCAGGCAGGAGCTGATCTCTTATACAGAAGactttaatgtagacttgatgcatcggagtccagaaggtggaacaatatacaaaaaTGCCAACAGAGTAACATAAGCAATTTTACAGTGTGGCATCAAAGGCATCTTCCTCTAAACATTGTGATGCAACAAAGGCTGCTGCCTCCACAGGCTTACATCTATACAGGAGGTATCTCTACAACTGTCACACTGGCAACTGTAACAGCTGCCTTCAAACAGTGTGGCATCAAAGGCAACTGCCTCTAAACAAAGTTGCAACAGGCCACCAGAAATGCATCTACGAGCTCACATTGCCACGATTTAAGCTTGCCCTTACTGCATTTACTTCCACCATGGATGAAGATTACTACAAAACACTTGAGATAAACAAGAGCGCCATAGCTGCAGATATCAAAAAGGCGTAGGTCTCTCTCGTGAAATTACAATCCTGAAAAGGAAAAAGCCATTCACACATGTTTAATATCAGCTgttctttttattgttgttgattTCTACCTTTTTTTGCCAGATATCGATGTCTCGCGTTGAAGTTTCACCCAAACAGCACTAAAGAAGCAGGAAGCGCAGACAGGTTCAGTCAGCTGGGGGAAGCCTACGATGTTCTCAGCGACCGTAAgtaaccaggagagagagagagagagagatgttgtaaaatacataaataaatgtgggggcagtgatacaaaaaaaaggggagaagtGCTCATTGCATGATTTGAATTACTTGACCTATAAATACACTTTTATCCCTCATAACTAAGGGATGGTTCAGGACTCACCGTATACAGAACTAACTATAAAAACTACTGTACCATACAGGGAAAGAGTTTAGTTTATAAATCTATAAAACTCTCCACATTTTAACACAGCATATTAACTGACTGTGTCaatatgtgttttctttgttacaGCTCGGAAAAAGGCAACCTATGACCGGTTTGGTTTGGAGGGACTAAAGGGTGGGATTCCACCTGAGTTTGGCAAAGGTGGGGCCTGGTCCTCTAAATATGCCTATCACGGGGAGCCAGAAGATACATTTATCGAGTTCTTTGGATGTGACAACCCATTTGCAGGTGAAAAAAATAGAGACAAATTCCATACAGTAATATGTTTTGTCAAACTTAATACCAgcacaattttatttttgcctaatttattcatatatttatcaATAGTCTTCTCTGAAAATGATGTACCACTTCAGTTTGTTGGCCTGCAACCAGTCGTGGTGAAGACACAAGACCCCCCAGTAGAGAAAGACCTTGAGTTGTCCCTGGATGAACTGTTCCTCGGGTGCACAAAAAAGATTAAGATATATCGCAATGTAAGAACATCTGTATGTGAGATATCCTGTCCTATTACATGGTCTTTCAGTGATCaaatcattcacacattcactaGTTAAGCTGAAAGCAACTCACGTGCACAAATCAAATGACTTATTACATCTAACTAATcacataaatgtatttatttatgttttgccTTATTTCTTTAACAGGTTATGAATGAGGCTGGATTATCCAGTGTCAAAGACAAGATCCTCTCTATAGATGTAAATCCTGGATGGAAAGAAGGCACAAGAATTGTTTTCTCCAAAGAGGGAGATCAGGTAAAATAACTAAACaacattatttttctgttgatatttaaaactgctctaaaaatgttaaatgcatTTGAAAAGCATTACAAAAATCAATTTTGCTCACCTATACTTACAATTTCTCACAATAAAGTATATCTAACAAGACCTGAGTTTAGGTTTCTGATGCCGTCTCTGGTGGTGATTTATCCAACTCTCTGTTGTTTCACACTTAGTAATATTTTCAGAAAATGGGACTTTATAATAGATAACCCTAGTTTTAAGTTTATTGTAACCTTGAAGtctagaaatataaaaatgcgAAAAGAAAATTATGAATGAAAAGCACAAAATATATTCCTAGAGCTAAAAAgttttggtttgaaaaaaagaatataCAATTCctataattataataaagcAACATTCTACAGATTTATACTggattataataataaccattATGACACGTGTAGGAAGGGTAATGCCTTATTGGATCAATCATATGGGAATCATACATTTTCTTAGTAGTGGAACGATTTTTATGAagtctgtttcattttatactagattttttatttccacaatgttaaatttttttaaactttcaaaAGTGATTTTGGAACTGTGAATAATGTCAGAACGAAGCCAAGACACTAGAAAAATAAGAGTTTAATATGAACAAGTAAGCAAATTACAAGTTTATTTAATCATTCAGTTGTGGCATGGTAGTATTTCCAAAGGATCACCACTAGGTGTCCTCAAAAGATCCCtctctaacatggaggagctcCGGCACATAGACTGTATGCAAACTCAGGAACACTGAAATGATTGTCATCAAATACTTTTTACATGCTTTTTAATCTTCTGACTACATAGCTGGGACCCAACAGCATCCCTGCAGATATTGTGTTCATAGTGCGGCAGAAGCCTCATCCACTGTTTGAAAGACAAGGTGATGACCTGATCAACCAGACCCTAATCTCTCTGGAGATGGTGAGTCAtataacatgtgtttttttatcaggTAAACCTAAAGATttggtataaaaaaaacactaaaaccaaataaaacctCTTCCACAGGCCTTGACTGGCTTCTCTGTGAATGTGCGGACAATAGATGGAAGGCTAATCGATATTCCCATCAACGACATTGTGCAGTAGGTACCTTTCTATACTGGGGCAAAGGTGGAAATCTGTTATACCTgaatattgtattttctttgtacTATTCATTTTACATGGATCTCAGATATTATAAAAGctgaatgatttttttaaatattaagatCAGAACAGGGAGAGATGAAAAATGAGAGAGATCAATTCAAATAGTTTACCTCACCCACACAGTTAAACAGGAACATCACTACAAGGATTTGTTTTGGCTTTGTGCCTCATCTCCATCAATAACAatttttctgtctctgattTGTTGTTTCAGCACTAGATACAGAAAAGTGGTGCCCGGAGAGGGAATGCCGTTGTTCCAGGATCCTTCACAGAGAGGAGACCTCATTATTCATTTTGACATCCAGTTCCCAGAGAAGCTGTCCGCTGACAGAAAGCATCTGATCAAAAAAGCTTTGAAATAAATATCGATCACATGTTAATACACTTGTTTCTATCCGGTTACCTTTGATTATtgtattcagttttatttccctTATCCATCAAAGCACAATTTGTATAACGTAGCATTGATATTTtgagtaaataaacacaaaggaaGAAACTAAAGGCTAAGAAATCTGTAAACATAATATCTGTGCAAAAACATCCGCCTTCTACCGGGCAGAAATCACAGAATTCATGTGCAGTTGTGATTTGCTGCCGTCATGGCCCGTTTCAGCTGCTCGTATGTCACAAACATCACCACGTTCCAGGAGCCCAGGCGTAAGAAAGAGGGCATGAACCTTAAGAGGAGGCGGGAAAAAATCAGAAAAATTACAATTCATGATATAATCATTTTGTTCACAGCCATTCTTTTCCTGTTGTAAAAAACACTTACCCCTTATAAAAGGCAAGTGGTCCTTCCTTGGTCATCATTGTAGCAGCACAGTTCAAGACGCTTCTGTAGTGGCCAAGAGGAGAGTTCATATATCTTGTCTTGACCACATCGACAGGTGAAGCGATGACTGTCGTGCATAACCCTGCACCGAAGGCTGAGAGAAAGTG includes:
- the LOC133019414 gene encoding tubulin alpha-1C chain-like translates to MPSNKTIGGGDDSFNTFFSETGAGKHVPRAVFVDLEPTVIDEVRSGTYRQLFHPEQLITGKEDAANNYARGHYTIGKEVIDLVLDRIRKLADQCTGLQGFLVFHSFGGGTGSGFTSLLMERLSVDYGKKSKLEFAIYPSPQVSTAVVEPYNAILTTHTTLEHSDCAFMVDNEAIYDICRRNLDIEHPSYTNLNRLMSQIVSSITASLRFDGALNVDLTEFQTNLVPYPRIHFPMATYAPIISAEKAYHEQLTVSEITNACFEPANQMVKCDPRHGKYMACCLLYRGDVVPKDVNAAIGTIKTKRTIQFVDWCPTGFKVGINYQPPTVVPGGDLAKVQRAVCMLSNTTAIAEAWARLDHKFDLMYAKRAFVHWYVGEGMEEGEFSEAREDMAALEKDYEEVGADSLGEDDEEGGEEY
- the LOC133019411 gene encoding dnaJ homolog subfamily B member 13-like, which translates into the protein MDEDYYKTLEINKSAIAADIKKAYRCLALKFHPNSTKEAGSADRFSQLGEAYDVLSDPRKKATYDRFGLEGLKGGIPPEFGKGGAWSSKYAYHGEPEDTFIEFFGCDNPFAVFSENDVPLQFVGLQPVVVKTQDPPVEKDLELSLDELFLGCTKKIKIYRNVMNEAGLSSVKDKILSIDVNPGWKEGTRIVFSKEGDQLGPNSIPADIVFIVRQKPHPLFERQGDDLINQTLISLEMALTGFSVNVRTIDGRLIDIPINDIVHTRYRKVVPGEGMPLFQDPSQRGDLIIHFDIQFPEKLSADRKHLIKKALK